CGAAAAACCGGCCCGGCCAAAGTGTTTTACTCGGAGCGCGCGGCCGTCGCCGCCATCAAAGGTCAAGGTGAGCGACAGATCCAACCGGGCGACGTGTTGGTGTTGTGTGGCCGCGGCCCGATGGGTTCTGGGATGGAGGAAATCGCTCAGATCACGATCGCGCTCAAGCATTTGCCGTGGGGGCGCGAGGTCGCGGTGCTGACCGACGCACGATTTTCTGGCGTCAGCACGGGCGCTTGCATCGGCCACGTCAGTCCTGAAGCGCTTGCCGGCGGCCCGATTGGCAAGCTCCACGACGGCGATCGAATTTGCATCGAAATCGACGTGCGCAATCTCACCGGCAGCATCGATTTTGTGGCATCGGCCAACGATCCACAGCGCTCGCAAACTCGCGAAGCAGCCACGGACGAGTTGACTCGCCGCTCGACGCCGTCGCAGCTTGCGCCGGATCCGCGTCTGCCCGACGACACGCGACTGTGGGGAGCGCTGCAACGCGCTAGCGGCGGCACTTGGGGCGGCTGCGTTTTCGATGTCGAACGAATCATCGCTGCGCTGGAAAACGGTTAACATCGACCTTTTCATCCGCAGATTGCGTCGAGGTGCATCCGGTTTTCCGTTTCCAATAGGCTACCGAAAAACTCTGCATTCGATCGCTGTCCCTCCTGCGGTGAAATCTTCGCAAGCGGTGGATTGCGCTTGCGTACTCGCGCGGTGGATCCGGCCGCTCACTTCATAAACTCGCGATACTGCCGATCCAACTCTTCGTACTTCATCCCCGTCAACTTTTCGAGCGACGTTTCGCTCGCTCGTCCGGTGTAGACCGCAATCAGCAGATCCATCAGCGCAGGCCGATATTGGCCGCGCTCGGCAGCCATTAGAAACCACGCCACGCCGGAGCACTGCGTATAAATCTGCGGCAGGTGCGGATCGCGCTGCAAGGCGTCCATGCCGAGCGGAGCCAATTCTCGCAGCGGCATGTAGAACAAATACTCCGGCCGTTGCAGCCGCGCGCGGGCCGCGGGCGCTCGGCCTTCGTTGGCACCGCCGAGAGTGTAATACATGCCATCGTCGCGACCTGCCAGCGGCCGATGCTCGGTGAGCGATTCCATGTAGCAGGCGATCGCTTCGACGATCCAGAAGTTGTTCTTGCGTCCCGGTTCGATCGCGCCGGGCCGCTCTTCGCGGAACAGTTGATGCGTGGCTTCGTGATCGAGCGTCGTCGGCGTTTGATCTTCGCTGGCGAAGAAGTAAGCGATTCTGAGCCGATCGAGATAGGTGCCGATGCTCATGGCCACTTGCGGCTGCAGTGGCCGAACGGCATCGACGTACTCTTGTTTGTCGCGAAACAGCACGACGGAAAAGGACTTGCGGGCCAGGTTCGGATTCGGCCCCGTGCCGTCGGCAAACCACTTCGCGACCGTTTCGGGCGCAGCATAGTAATCGACAAACGTGGCGCGCCAGACATCGTAGAGCGATTCGAGCTTTCGTGCGAGCTGTACGCCCGCTGCTAAACTGTGCGTCGTGCGAACTTGATAGTGCTCGGTTTCAATCTGCCAGGCATGGTTGATGTTGCTGCGCAGCCGGGCGTCTTCGGCGGCGTCGATCCATCGACCGCGAAACAGGCGCTGGCCGCGCTTATATTTCTCCAGTTGTTCGCTCGACAGCCAGCCAAACTCGTCGCTCCACACTTTGCCCGCTTGAAGCCACTGCGCCTCTTTGGGCCAGACCCAGCGGCCCTCGAATTTAGCGTAGCCGAGAACTTGGCGGGCGGTTTCGAGGTCGGGATTTTCTCGCAGCGCTTGCCGCGCCAGTTGAATGGCCTCGACCGATCGCTTTTCCTTGGCCGCCGCTTCGGCCTGCGCATAGAGCTTGGCGGCCTGCGCGGTGCGCAGCTCCATGAATCGCTTCCACCACTCCTTGGCGTCGGACGAGTCGGCCAACGCGGCCGGCGGCGCCGCGCTGTCGGGAATGACAAAGACGTACTGCTTGAGCGGATCGCGCTTCGGCAGCCAGTGGCGCATGAGGTCGGCCTGCGGGGCGAGCTGGCGATGGTCGCACCATGCAGCAAGCTCGGCCAGTTGCGCAGCGTACTGTTCCTCAAGCTGCGCCGACCCGGCCGACGGCTCGATGCCGCGGACGACGTTCAACGTCAGTAGCAGATGGATCGCGCCGAGGAGCGGGTGACGAAACGGGCGTAGCATGATGGACGATGTTGAGTTGAACTGCCACTTCGGGCAAATCTCACGCAGAGACACGAAGTGTACGGAGAAAACCGAGGAATCGAGGGATTGATCGGCAGACAGTCTGCTGTTTCACGTCAGTTCCGCGACGAACTCGACTCCTCTTTAGGTCTTCGTTTTGGCGAACTCCGTGTCTGCCTGGTGAGGCATGCAGCTTGGGGCCGTATTTCCAGTTTACGCCACGGCCGGAGGGATACCAGCCAGTGGTGGAACCACCGACCAGAGTCATCGCCCCTTGCGGTGGTTGTCGTCGGATTCGCCGTCGGCGTCGTGGCGTGATTTTCAAAAAATTTTTTGAATGGAAATGAAGGAATCGGAACAGTGCGTTTTGCCCGAGCGCCGTGAAGATTTTCGCGGCATTCATTTCCGGTTCATTTCCGGGGGGGTGCGCAATAAACTGGGAGGCGGAAGCGAAATGGATCGAGAATTTACGAGTGTTTATGAGGTTTGAGGGGTGGCGAGGGTCGATGGAAAATAAGGAGGTGGCTGGCGGATATTCGATCCTGAATGCTGGATGTTTTATGAATCGTGCGGGCGTCCATAGGCGAAATCATGAAAAAGCGCGGGGCGGGCATGAGGAAGCCGTCAAGTGATAAGCCATGAGCGAACTGCGACACGGCCGGGCGGTGGCCGTGGGTAGCGATGTGCGGAGTTTAACTTGTCAAAAATCATCGGCCACTGCAAGCCATTCGGCACGGCAGGCCGCGCCAGCGATGGTGCTGGCCTGTTCATGTTATCGCATGTATAGGTGGCTGTCAAGAGGCAAGGGATTAGATATTTGGGATTAGGGCTGCCGGGCGGGGATTGGATCACGAAAGCACGAAAGAAAGCAGAAACCATTTGCCCGGTGGCCCGTGATTTTCCAAGGTCGGCTCGCGGGAGGGTGATTTCGGAGATATGATCCCTGGCCTGCGTGGCCCCCTGGCCCAGGCTACCTCCGTATTGTTGACGCCGCTGTCCGAAAGTCCTGGGCTATCGCACTGCGTTCTTCGTCACGCTCATGTTTCTTCTGGTTCTGGATGTATTCGCAAATGATCGCGATTTGCATTCCCACTTCACAGGGGATTTGGCTACGCTAGTCTTTTGTTTAGGATCCTCCCGAAGCTGATCGCGGCCTTCCTTAGTAGAATCCTCTTTTTGTTGCGGGAACGGCAGAGCCTAGTGGGTGCTCACCAGCGGAGCTGGTGGTTTACGAAGTTGAATTAGATCTCCCGTGCTACTGCCCTTCTGGTATAATTCGCACCACGAAAACGACCTCGAAAGGACAATCCCAATCCGCTTCTTGGTGGTCGCGGTATTCTTTGTGATACCGTTCTGCTTCCATTCGCGTTTTGAACAGTCCATTTTCGTTGAGCGCCTGCGAGTATACCTTGGCCCATTCACCACTTGGAATGTCCTCCACGATCGACCAACCGTCACCGCTGATGCCGGCAACATCATATCCAAGGGAAACAATTGTCGCGTTGCTTGCCTCAACGTTTGCCAGTGTAGCGTCGTCGAGACCAAAACAACACAGTAGAATTTCGTAAGGCCGTCGGGAGATCTTAAATCGCTGCCATAGTTCCAGCGCCTTTGAATAATCGATTATCAGGTTGGATTTTTCATCTTTATAATCGCCAAAAACGTAGTCATCGAGTACCGCAGTTTCTTCGGGGTACGGATTGGCTTGTCCAGCGGTATAGTATGGCGGAACGCGGTCAACGCCCATATATTTGGGATTGAGCGCATTACGGTAGCCAGAATCTGCAAGCACGACAAGAAAGCCAGAAGACGAATTTGCGCTCATGATGGCACGAACTCTGGAACAACTGGGATGTGGGGGCCACCGGGGACGTTTATGTGCGGGCCAGGCCATTGGGTTCCTGGATGCCCCTGGTCCAGACGCGGCTCCTTGCCGATTCGCCCCAACCTTTCCTTCAGCTTATCCCAAAGCTTTTGCGCGTCCTCCTTGCAAAAAGGCTCGTCGTTCGGGAATTTGCGTTTCATATATCTATCGAAGATTTTGTCGTCACTCAAAATATCATCCAGCCCTCGACCTTCCGCGTGAAGGATCTGTTGTTCTGTCAGGTGCTGGCCGGTCAAGGTTGCGACCAGCAAAATGGCAGCTTTAAGTGCTTTGTCGTAGGCTTCCGGCCCACATTTCGCTGCTTGGTCGAGCATCAGACCTACCTGGTATGCTACTGATGCTGGTAAGGCGATCGTGCCTGCACTCGCCGTCTGTAATCCAGTGGGATCAACATAAATCGTCGAACCGTTGCCGACGTAGCGATATAGATTTACGTCTGGACGAAGTCCGGCGTTGTCTTCGCTCAGCCAGCGTCCAACTACAGCATCGTACCAGCGACCGGTCGCACTGTGCCCAGGGCGCACCTGCGCGCCGTTCCATTGTAACCCCGTGTCGGCATCATGGTAGCGGCCGGTGTAGCCGAACAGCGAATCGACGGCGGGCGCATCCAGCCGGTTGCCGAAGGCGTCGTATTGGGCGTGGTCGGCGAGCGTGGCCGAGCCGCCGCTGGACCGCACCCAGTCGCGCACGGTATGTTGATGGTCCGAAAGCGCCCAGTCGACCGTGCCGGGGGCGTAATACCATGCGACATTTTCCTCGGCCAGAAGCTGATCGACCGCCGGCCCCCACAGGTAACGGTTTTTGAGGTCGCTGAGCGTCAGGGCCGCCGCGTCATCGTCGGCGAACCGCAGCACGATTTGGTTGCCGTCGTAGATGTAGGCTTCGGTGGCCTCGACCGCCGCATCGGCGTCGGTGTCGGAGAGCTTGCCGATCAAGCGGTCGAAGGCGTCGTAAAGATAGGTAAACCGCTTTTGCTTGACATCGCTGCTGTTGTAGTCGGTGACCGAAACCAGCCGGTTGCCGGATCATAAATCAAACTCCGGTCACGCCAAGTTCAATGTACGCGCAAACCGAAATGCGACATTGCCATTCGTTCCTACCACCTTTTCCTTCCCTGCTTTATATCCCCCCCTCTATATAGGTACTGCCCAAATGGCTTTCGGTGCATCAAAGGGATACTGAAAAGCTTGGTGAAGCATCTCAGGTGTTGGTCCCACAATCAGATTTTTATCTGGTTTGTATTCAAGGCAGGTTCCTACGAGCCGATCTATTGGAATATCAGTGATGATACCAGTTTCAGTCAATTCCAACACGGACTGTGGGTTTCTGTTATATCGTTGTCGGTACAAGAGTATTGCTAGACTTGTTCTTAGCGATTCGATTTCGATCGAAGAACGCCAAGGCATTATAATGAGTCGTTGCGCGATGCTGTTGGCGACTCGTCTAACGTCCTCGAAAATCAATAAGCCAACTGCATTTTCTAAAGAACCGACTGTCGACGTCGCATGATCTATCAACTGACGGGTGATAGCGGCATCATGCTCCAATGTCAAAGAGAACTCATCCGGCCATTCATATGGTCGCGACGCAGATTCCGGCACGATCATCTGAGCGGCTAGATCAATGTTAAATGCTCTCGTCCATTGCTCATAGCTCTCTGAAATCCAACTCACGGTTTCGGTTGCGTTGAAGGCTCTACTATTGTTGCCCACAACGCGCATTATGGCATTAATTTTTCCATCTGGAACGACATATTGCAGCTCATCGACATCGGCCAGGGAATAGCCCTTCGCGCGAAGATATGCCGTTGCAAAAAAGGGCGAGTGGAAAAAGTCTTGAGAGACTTCCTTGGTTCCCGTGAACGTTACGATTATGTCGCGAAAAAAGTCGCTGAGCATAGCATCCAAATACCCACTTAATGTATAAGTGTCCACACTAAGCGTTGCAAGTAGTGAATCAACAATGCTCGGTAAAGGAGAAAGAAAGATTAATTCGCGAGATAACGAGATCGCGCTGCACAGACCATGATTGCTACGCGCATACCACTCGATGTCTCCACCACCATTACGGATCAGCCTGCTAAATTTATAGAGATCGATGATTGTGCTGACCGCAACGTCGAACGATTTCGCTCGCATCGCCAGCCACGATTTCACACATAACAGATCATTAATGTAGTCTACCGCCGAGAGTATTCTATGCAGGTCAGTCGAAATTCTACTGGCGCGATAGTATGGGGACGCTGAATACCAAAAATCGTCGTGTTGAAACGCCTTCCTACATAATTTCAACGAGTTCTCGTTGGCAGCTAGCAATTTCTGTAGTTGTTCGACTTGAGAATCCAGAAGCGGTGACTGTGCGTCGCATATCCCCAATGATGTGAGGTCAAGATCGTTATGCCGAACGATGCGGCTAGGAAGTTCCGAAAGAATTTCCACACACCGCGAATCTTTTGGCAGTAAGCTGAGGTTATCTCGAAATAAGGCCGCGAGTTCGGAATTTAAGCGCATATTTCAGTTCGACCTCCTCGCGGCGATGTCTTCACAACGCCTGTGCAATATGCAGCTAATGCCCACAGCGCCGCTTCTTTAACTTTTTTGTCACCTTCGGTTGCGACTGGAAGTTCAGATATTTTCTTGAGTGCTTGGCATGCAAGCCGTTTACTCCCCAACTTACCTAGTAAGTTCTTGTACATCATCGCTTCTTTAGCGGCAATGGGAGCCGTGGGAGCAACTGGGGGAGGAATTACGGGTGGTACTTTCGGAGTGTTGCCGAATACCAAGTCCCAAACCGGCCTGCACCATGTGAATGGATTATACCATTCTGTTCCACTGGGATCTACAAAAATCGTCGCCCCATTTTCAACGCACCTGTACAGATTCGACGCATCTCCGCGGAAGC
This sequence is a window from Pirellulales bacterium. Protein-coding genes within it:
- a CDS encoding RHS repeat-associated core domain-containing protein gives rise to the protein MIGKLSDTDADAAVEATEAYIYDGNQIVLRFADDDAAALTLSDLKNRYLWGPAVDQLLAEENVAWYYAPGTVDWALSDHQHTVRDWVRSSGGSATLADHAQYDAFGNRLDAPAVDSLFGYTGRYHDADTGLQWNGAQVRPGHSATGRWYDAVVGRWLSEDNAGLRPDVNLYRYVGNGSTIYVDPTGLQTASAGTIALPASVAYQVGLMLDQAAKCGPEAYDKALKAAILLVATLTGQHLTEQQILHAEGRGLDDILSDDKIFDRYMKRKFPNDEPFCKEDAQKLWDKLKERLGRIGKEPRLDQGHPGTQWPGPHINVPGGPHIPVVPEFVPS
- a CDS encoding RHS repeat-associated core domain-containing protein, producing SDHQHTVRDWVRSSGGSTTLADHAQYDAFGNRLDAPTVDSLFGYTGRYHDDDTGLQWNGSDQGGGRWYDSATGRWLSEDSIGFRGDASNLYRCVENGATIFVDPSGTEWYNPFTWCRPVWDLVFGNTPKVPPVIPPPVAPTAPIAAKEAMMYKNLLGKLGSKRLACQALKKISELPVATEGDKKVKEAALWALAAYCTGVVKTSPRGGRTEICA